A single Tachypleus tridentatus isolate NWPU-2018 chromosome 9, ASM421037v1, whole genome shotgun sequence DNA region contains:
- the LOC143224662 gene encoding uncharacterized protein LOC143224662 isoform X2, which yields MYVFLLLVILASHLLETSSLHFYKEKSEHTNNGSRGYTGLLKEVPTESVSTNDDTSSYGKQDDQERYFDPSGNMENVNVTTRLNTNNTSRLIYDRRLHQKNEDILIISKPVRRYSQHVLDVINIKYVVKKEPEVKVNEIRSRITFSRPKERSRREDRDHEITLSSFNISKNTLNVSVRHLSHSFSPGGTDVGGGGVNTVALTYDNNLSSSPASSEAVVKEYSTEVFKSRETS from the coding sequence AAACAAGTTCTTTACATTTCTACAAGGAGAAGTCAGAACACACAAACAACGGATCTCGAGGCTACACTGGCTTACTAAAAGAAGTCCCCACAGAATCTGTTTCTACTAATGATGACACAAGCAGCTATGGCAAACAAGACGACCAAGAGAGGTATTTTGACCCCAGTGGAAACATGGAGAACGTGAATGTAACAACGAGACTGAACACCAACAACACATCACGATTAATTTATGATAGAAGACTGCACCAAAAGAATGAAGACATTTTAATAATCAGTAAGCCAGTCCGGCGGTACTCACAACATGTTTTAGACGtcattaacataaaatatgtgGTGAAGAAGGAGCCAGAAGTTAAGGTGAATGAAATACGTTCTAGAATCACCTTCTCTCGTCCAAAAGAGAGAAGCAGGAGAGAAGATAGGGACCACGAGATAACTTTATCTAGTTTTAACATTAGCAAAAACACCTTAAACGTATCTGTCAGACACCTTTCTCATTCATTCTCACCAGGTGGAACAGATGTGGGTGGTGGTGGTGTCAATACTGTGGCCTTGACGTACGACAATAACCTATCCTCAAGTCCCGCCTCCAGTGAAGCTGTAGTTAAAGAATATTCCACCGAGGTTTTCAAATCTAGAGAAACGTCTTGA
- the LOC143224662 gene encoding uncharacterized protein LOC143224662 isoform X1 yields MYVFLLLVILASHLLDSSVITETSSLHFYKEKSEHTNNGSRGYTGLLKEVPTESVSTNDDTSSYGKQDDQERYFDPSGNMENVNVTTRLNTNNTSRLIYDRRLHQKNEDILIISKPVRRYSQHVLDVINIKYVVKKEPEVKVNEIRSRITFSRPKERSRREDRDHEITLSSFNISKNTLNVSVRHLSHSFSPGGTDVGGGGVNTVALTYDNNLSSSPASSEAVVKEYSTEVFKSRETS; encoded by the coding sequence ATTCGTCTGTTATAACAGAAACAAGTTCTTTACATTTCTACAAGGAGAAGTCAGAACACACAAACAACGGATCTCGAGGCTACACTGGCTTACTAAAAGAAGTCCCCACAGAATCTGTTTCTACTAATGATGACACAAGCAGCTATGGCAAACAAGACGACCAAGAGAGGTATTTTGACCCCAGTGGAAACATGGAGAACGTGAATGTAACAACGAGACTGAACACCAACAACACATCACGATTAATTTATGATAGAAGACTGCACCAAAAGAATGAAGACATTTTAATAATCAGTAAGCCAGTCCGGCGGTACTCACAACATGTTTTAGACGtcattaacataaaatatgtgGTGAAGAAGGAGCCAGAAGTTAAGGTGAATGAAATACGTTCTAGAATCACCTTCTCTCGTCCAAAAGAGAGAAGCAGGAGAGAAGATAGGGACCACGAGATAACTTTATCTAGTTTTAACATTAGCAAAAACACCTTAAACGTATCTGTCAGACACCTTTCTCATTCATTCTCACCAGGTGGAACAGATGTGGGTGGTGGTGGTGTCAATACTGTGGCCTTGACGTACGACAATAACCTATCCTCAAGTCCCGCCTCCAGTGAAGCTGTAGTTAAAGAATATTCCACCGAGGTTTTCAAATCTAGAGAAACGTCTTGA